CATGGACTCGCCAATCTTACGGGGCAGTTCGTATCCAAGAATTATTATGCTGTCCATTAGTGTGCTGAAGTCCGTTGAGGCCAGCCCCTGAGAGTTCTTGGGAACATGTGTTAGGATAAGGGTTATGTTGTTCTCTTTGGCCAGCAACTGCAGGTATCTAAGGGCCTTTATGAAGTCTCTCTCATCCATATGGCTTTTCATGGCTGAAAGAGAGTCTATAACAAGGATTTCTGAAGATGTTTCCTCCAGGAGTTTCTTTATAAGGGCGTAGTACTGCACGGGGGTTTTTGCCTCCGGGACAAGGGAGATTATACTGAAGTCATCGTCCAAACCGAGCTTGCGCATGGTTTCAAGTATTGCCCCGGGGGATTCCTCAAAGGTTATGTAGAGGACCTTTCGTCCCTGCTTGGACATGTTTGATGCAATTGTGAGGGCGAGTATAGTCTTACCGCTCCCAGTGGGCCCCGCTATCATGTTGATACTTCCTTGGTACAGCCCTCCGCCCAGAAGGTCATCAAGGGCTGGGATTCCCGTTTTGAGCCGTTCACTGGTGTTTATGGTTTTTCCGGTGAACTTCAGTTCTGGGACGGCAATGACATCAATTCCCTCCCTGATTATCACGTATTCGTAGGCGCTTTTGGTTATCTTCCTCCCGCGCATTTTTGGTATCGTAAGGTATCGTTTTATCACCTCTCCCTTCCGTTCCATCTCCAGGATTATCACACCGTCCACCACAAACTCTTCGACCCCAAAGCCGACCTTTTTCTCCCCATATGGTATCTCATCTATCAGTATTGCCAAGGTGTTGAGCGCATTTACTATTCGTCCTATAATGGAATGGAG
The nucleotide sequence above comes from Thermococcus celericrescens. Encoded proteins:
- a CDS encoding ATPase domain-containing protein — its product is MELISTGIPGLDKALSGGFSRGTSILIAGNPGTGKTHLAIHVLHNNMKKGLKGAYISFAETKKQFYQNAMESGANFEKMEKQGLFRFYDMLTMPKDEMKEFIDFLIKDLLEWRPDIVVFDSVTVMGQIFGQVMLRSFLHSIIGRIVNALNTLAILIDEIPYGEKKVGFGVEEFVVDGVIILEMERKGEVIKRYLTIPKMRGRKITKSAYEYVIIREGIDVIAVPELKFTGKTINTSERLKTGIPALDDLLGGGLYQGSINMIAGPTGSGKTILALTIASNMSKQGRKVLYITFEESPGAILETMRKLGLDDDFSIISLVPEAKTPVQYYALIKKLLEETSSEILVIDSLSAMKSHMDERDFIKALRYLQLLAKENNITLILTHVPKNSQGLASTDFSTLMDSIIILGYELPRKIGESMKRHIFVLKSRHSDHKPVLMEFRITRGGIAIG